From Streptomyces sp. TLI_105, the proteins below share one genomic window:
- a CDS encoding MarR family winged helix-turn-helix transcriptional regulator codes for MNGMDLALLGRTLMKLGEAAIPTEGIGAHGTSTQSVVIVAADIKAHPGTPIKDIAARTGFPQSKVSACVARLREAGAVETRTDPADRRRTLITPSPAVSPRVAEVRSVDIDGVLTRVLEDPARLEEVKAALDVIAEHLGPSALTRLGG; via the coding sequence ATGAACGGCATGGATCTGGCCCTCCTGGGCCGCACCCTGATGAAGCTCGGCGAGGCCGCCATCCCCACCGAGGGCATCGGCGCCCACGGGACGAGCACGCAGTCGGTGGTCATCGTCGCGGCCGACATCAAGGCACATCCCGGCACGCCCATCAAGGACATCGCCGCGCGGACCGGTTTCCCCCAGAGCAAGGTCTCCGCCTGCGTCGCCCGTCTGCGTGAGGCCGGTGCGGTCGAGACCCGCACCGACCCCGCCGACCGTCGGCGCACCCTCATCACCCCCTCCCCGGCCGTCTCCCCCCGCGTCGCGGAAGTCCGTTCCGTCGACATCGACGGCGTCCTCACTCGCGTACTGGAGGACCCCGCGCGCCTGGAGGAGGTCAAGGCCGCGCTGGACGTCATCGCCGAACACCTCGGCCCGAGCGCCCTCACACGCCTCGGCGGCTGA
- a CDS encoding glutamate-cysteine ligase family protein, whose product MGRDVPALTFTRDDRRRFRDRTRASLDVLARMLREARFDVDWPRVGLEIELNLVDETARPAMRGSEVLGAIADPAWSSELGRFNLEINIPPRRLTEGGPDTWEEEIRNALNHAEEKAAAIGAHLVMIGTLPTLEREDVNRDALSENPRYHLLNDQIFAARGEDLLIEIDGVERLRTYADTITPEAACTSTQFHLQVAPEQFAAYWNAAQAIAGVQVALAANSPFLFGKELWSETRIPLFEQTTDTRPDEIKVQGVRPRVWFGERWITSVFDLFEENTRYFPALLPLCEDEDPEETLDRGEIPHLAELTLHNGTVYRWNRPVYAVVDGVPHLRVENRVLPAGPTVADAMSNGAFYYGLVRALVDEDRPVWTRMSFAAAEENLHTAARRGIDAELFWPGTGQVPVTELVLRRLLPLAHRGLEALGLDAQWREPLLGIVEQRCVATRNGAVWQAEMFHHLHDIAHLDRPAALRRMTSQYIDFMHLNAPAHTWPVE is encoded by the coding sequence ATGGGACGTGACGTCCCGGCGCTGACGTTCACACGTGACGACCGCCGTCGTTTCCGCGACAGGACGCGCGCCTCCCTCGACGTCCTCGCCCGGATGCTGCGCGAGGCGCGCTTCGACGTGGATTGGCCGCGGGTCGGCCTCGAGATCGAGCTGAACCTCGTCGACGAGACCGCCAGGCCCGCCATGCGCGGCTCGGAGGTCCTGGGGGCCATCGCCGACCCGGCCTGGTCGAGCGAGCTGGGCCGGTTCAACCTGGAGATCAACATCCCGCCCCGCCGTCTCACCGAGGGCGGCCCCGACACATGGGAGGAGGAGATCCGCAACGCCCTGAACCACGCCGAGGAGAAGGCCGCCGCCATCGGCGCGCACCTGGTCATGATCGGGACCCTCCCGACCCTGGAGCGCGAGGACGTGAACCGTGACGCGCTGTCCGAGAACCCGCGCTACCACCTCCTCAACGACCAGATCTTCGCGGCACGCGGCGAGGATCTCCTCATCGAGATCGACGGGGTGGAACGGCTGCGGACCTACGCGGACACCATCACGCCCGAAGCGGCCTGTACCAGCACCCAGTTCCACCTCCAGGTCGCACCCGAACAGTTCGCCGCGTACTGGAACGCCGCCCAGGCCATCGCCGGCGTCCAGGTCGCGCTGGCGGCGAACTCGCCCTTCCTCTTCGGCAAGGAACTGTGGAGCGAGACCCGCATCCCGCTGTTCGAGCAGACCACGGACACCCGGCCGGACGAGATCAAGGTCCAGGGAGTGCGGCCCCGCGTGTGGTTCGGCGAACGCTGGATCACCAGCGTCTTCGACCTCTTCGAGGAGAACACCCGCTACTTCCCGGCGCTCCTGCCGCTCTGCGAGGACGAGGACCCCGAGGAGACCCTCGACCGCGGCGAGATCCCGCACCTGGCCGAACTCACCCTGCACAACGGCACGGTCTACCGCTGGAACCGCCCCGTCTACGCGGTCGTCGACGGGGTCCCGCACCTCCGCGTCGAGAACCGGGTGCTGCCCGCCGGACCGACCGTGGCCGACGCGATGTCGAACGGCGCCTTCTACTACGGTCTCGTCCGCGCCCTGGTCGACGAGGACCGGCCGGTATGGACCCGGATGTCGTTCGCGGCCGCCGAGGAGAACCTGCACACGGCGGCGCGACGCGGCATCGACGCCGAACTCTTCTGGCCCGGCACGGGCCAGGTGCCCGTCACCGAACTGGTCCTGCGCCGACTCCTTCCGCTCGCCCACCGGGGTCTGGAGGCCCTGGGGCTGGACGCACAGTGGCGTGAACCGCTGCTCGGCATCGTCGAGCAGCGCTGCGTGGCGACCCGCAACGGCGCCGTGTGGCAGGCGGAGATGTTCCACCACCTCCACGACATCGCCCACCTCGACCGGCCCGCGGCCCTGCGCCGTATGACCAGCCAGTACATCGACTTCATGCACCTCAACGCCCCGGCCCACACCTGGCCGGTGGAGTGA
- a CDS encoding alkaline phosphatase family protein: MSGAPRKRRTALLSALGLAATSIGLWAGFGGTSQAQAAATVPTPDHVVVVVFENHAYSQIIGSSSAPYINSLKSGGANLTQSYAETHPSQPNYFAMFSGSTQGITDDSCYTPGFSSAPNLASELIAAGKTWKSYNETLPSQGSTTCSSGNYARKHNPWFGFSNVPTSSAYTMAQFPTDYTTLPQVSFVVPNLCSDMHDCSVSTGDTWLKNKLGAYATWAKTHNSLLVVTFDEDNRLAGNKIATVLYGQQVIPGSTSATTYNHYNLLRTIEDMYGTTHAGQAANATPITGIWTP; the protein is encoded by the coding sequence GTGTCCGGCGCGCCCAGAAAACGCCGCACCGCCCTTCTGTCCGCCCTCGGTCTCGCGGCCACGTCGATCGGCCTGTGGGCCGGTTTCGGCGGCACGTCGCAGGCCCAGGCGGCGGCGACCGTCCCCACCCCCGACCACGTGGTCGTCGTGGTCTTCGAGAACCACGCCTACAGCCAGATCATCGGCAGTTCCAGCGCCCCGTACATCAACTCGCTGAAGAGCGGCGGCGCCAACCTCACCCAGTCGTACGCCGAGACCCACCCCAGCCAGCCCAACTACTTCGCGATGTTCTCGGGCTCCACCCAGGGCATCACGGACGACTCCTGCTACACGCCGGGCTTCTCCTCCGCGCCGAACCTGGCCTCCGAGCTGATCGCCGCGGGCAAGACCTGGAAGAGCTACAACGAGACGCTCCCCAGCCAGGGGTCCACCACGTGCAGCAGCGGCAACTACGCCCGCAAGCACAACCCGTGGTTCGGCTTCTCGAACGTCCCGACCTCGTCGGCGTACACCATGGCCCAGTTCCCGACCGACTACACCACGCTGCCGCAGGTGTCCTTCGTGGTCCCGAACCTGTGCAGCGACATGCACGACTGCTCTGTCAGCACCGGTGACACCTGGCTGAAGAACAAGCTCGGCGCCTACGCGACCTGGGCGAAGACCCACAACAGCCTCCTCGTCGTCACCTTCGACGAGGACAACCGGCTCGCCGGCAACAAGATCGCGACCGTCCTGTACGGCCAGCAGGTGATCCCGGGCTCGACGTCCGCGACCACGTACAACCACTACAACCTGCTCCGCACGATCGAGGACATGTACGGCACCACGCACGCCGGC